tataaaaatgggagccattacctccctgcttgacactcagcatcaagggttggaattgggggttaaatcaccaaaaatgattcccgagcgtggcaccgctgctgctcactgctcccctcacctcccaggggctgaacaaacatttgatgggtcaaatgcataggacacatttcaccacacctactgtgtgacaatcattggtactttaacttagatgtgcacactgagGCCAcaccagcacacctgtcccaaacctgactaaataccaagttcaatgttttattattataatcaaatgacagaagtaatttccatgggattattttctaaaataagtgttttggcccacttacaatgacagtaacacaacatattgtttttcatgagctgtgtactagtattgtatgtctgggtgggggtcctgctttggaaataatttgtacccctttccgatatcgcatttagttcccactaaaacattcacatgttgcacaatgagatgtaaacatgggatcatgtgtacattcctgtaactttctgtttgtaaaatatatctttcttagtatttatttaatataacagcatcatttcatgattaatagttATACATTAAGATAAAATaaagaattatttatttatttttttcactaaagaagggttcggtgaatgcgcatatgaaactggtggggttcagtacctccaacaaggttaagaaccactcctCTGGAGCCTACGTTAGCTGTCACCTGGCTgtgctacactctggacaagtcactagTTCATTACAAAAAACAGTCGCCAGTTGATTGTAGAGCAAGGATACGACTGTGCATGTGTGTTACACACAATTGTATTGTGACACATTCAACTTCTACTCAgtaagaaacattgttcttaataaTTACTGAATCATGACCTTAGTTACCTTATCATGATGTGTTTCATGTGCTCTTGTAAAATGTgtcattgaataataatacagcatttacataataatactcTGACTTGGTTCATCATGAAAGAAAATGAAACAAATTGTGTGCATGACGCCAGGCACTGTCAAGAAGAGTAaaaaagacaaagattgaaggtggcaatgaatggggTAGAGGGGCCCACAAAGATACTCTTTCAGAGGGACCACAATTCCCAGCAAGGGCCTTGACAAGCAATATTAAATAGATGATAAATAACTAAGATAtcaataaatgtaacaatgttaTATAGCAAAGTAAAAGTTGTGTTTCTTATCTAAGTAAATGTAACTGGTTACTACTCACCTATGTGGATAAGTGTGTTCACTTTTGACAGCtacgacaaaataaaagtcaaaacataataaaaatgatttatttgtcaTAAGAAACCATCTTTATCTTTCGTGACGGTCGCTGCGTTTAGAAACAAGCAtgcagtcaatgtttggcttCACCGTGTCTAAgaattcactttcactttctttgATATTGTGCCAGCAGAAGCGTCTGCCTCACACTTTTCCCCCACGTTCAGCACTTTGGCCACAGCCAGTCAATGGCATGAATGCTTTCTGCTGACTTTTTACTCAGGATGAAACTTCCTGATGCAACCCTGGCCGGGAATCCAACCCATGCGAGGCCGAAGCGTGTCCCGTTACTCCACCAGGGACGCCTCACGCTTGGGAGACATAATGgaggaaataaaaagaagtagccACTTTATGTCTATCaatcattatttgtattgatGCTTTCTTGAGAGGACTACAATACCATCACTGATTGGATGTCATTATTTTCAACTCTAAATCTCACCTTCAttcctctttctttcttttctttccaagTTTGGCGGCAAACTTGACACACCTTTTGTTTGTCAAGTCACGTGATTTCCCAGAAGAGCCACACAAGCATTTACCTGACATGGCCACAAGGGGCGCTCTCTAGTGAGTCCAGTAGAAGACTTCTTGTGAGTTGACTGCTGCCACTTTTCTCCTCACAATAGCGTTTGGTCTTCCCTAGTAACAGTGACGCGCAATGGAATGCTGACTCCTCATTGGCTCAGGTGGAGCATTATTAAAAGAGCCTCGACATTTCCTGCTTCATTTGTCCTGTTTGCGAGTCAAGCGAGTGTTCGTCACTTTTGTCTTTCTCTGCGGGATTAAAAGTGACAAACGTCTTTTTGTTTCGTGCTGACATCATGAACttgtttttattctttcttctggtcgtgcaaatgcacagcgtgacgcctggtaagtcctttttataactttataaatgatTATTCATCAATCCTCTTTGTGCCTTCACTTATTTGACTTCTGAGAGTTTCTATTACTTATTAATTATATTCATTCTTATATTATTCCAGCCCTTTATTACTTAAACCTGgttctttttaaacatattttattattttccttttttctttatcattcaaaaaaatattcaaagtgttCCAAGAAAGTTCTAGAAGCAGAGAAATCCGTTATTTGTTTTcgcttcagtttttcttgttgaaagacttatttttccaaggcttgtaagaaggAACACTGACTTCCTGAAATCTTCAACCACGGAAGTGTCAGAAAGTAATCAAGTGTAGTAACATTAtcccgccacaaggtgtcagtaagagtcgacATCAAATGGGCAGAACAGCTTGTGTTCATATTCAGCCTCCATTGGAGAAAAGatatgtttattttcaaaatgttcaaagtgtcaacagatgtccaataataaaatatataattaatgtgTTGTACTTGTCATAGAACACCATGTGAGTCTTGACTGTGATATCTAGCAGTGTTTGATGTTGACTTTAAGACCCCACTGAAGactgaatgagctcaaatattcacagtgcaagattgttgaacatgaaactaaataataaaaagtcATCTTGTTGTTGTGTTCTTCTTTCAGTGATTCACACGCTGCAGTATTTCGAAACTGCgtcctctcaagttccaaacttcccagagtatgtggaggttggttatgttgatggagttgagattagttactatgacagcaacatcaggaaagcagaatccaaacaggactggatgaacaaaatcacagcagaggaTCCAAAATACTGGCAGAGACAAACAGAGATCAATGTTGGTAATGAGTTTACTGCCAAACACAACCTTGAAGTTCTTAAGAAGCGTTTCAACCAaactggaggtttgtttatgttgaactttctactacttcaatatatttgatgtactcttgttatactgtagtaaaacacacattactgcactgatataccttgtctctgtccatcccataataacctacacaaatactgtgtgtgtgtgtgtgtgtgtgtgtgtgcgtgtgtttgtctgtgtgtgtgtttgtgtgtgtgtgtgtgtgtgtgtgtgtgtgtgtgtgtgtttgtgtgtgtgtgtgtgtgtgtgtgtgtttgtctgtgtgtgggtgtgtatgtgtgtgtttgtgtttgtgtgtgtgtttgtgtatgtgtttgtgtgtgtgtgtgtgtgtttgtctgtgtgtgggtgtgcatgtgtgtgtgtgtgtgtgtgtgtgtgtgtgtttgtgtgtgtgtgtgtgtgtgtgtgtgtgtttgtctgtgtgtgtgtgtatgtgtgtgtgtgtgtgtttgtgtgtgtgtttgtgtatgtgtttgtgtgtgtgtttgtgtgtgtttgtgtgtgtttgtgtgtgtgtgtgtgtgtttgtgtttgtgtttgtgtttgtgtgtgtgtttgtgtgtgtttgtgtttgtgtgtgtgtgtgtgtttgtgtgtgtgtgtgtgtgagtgtgtttgtgtgtgtttgtgtttgtgtgtgtgtgtgtgtgtttgtatgtgtgtgtgtgtgtgtgtgattgtgtctgtgtttgtgtgtgtgtgtgtttgtgtttgtgtgtgtgtgtgtgtgtgtttgtctgtgtgtgtgtgtatgtgtgtgtgtgtgtttgtgtttgtgtgtgtttttatgtatgtgtttgtgtgtgtgtttgtgtgtgtttgtgtgtgtgtgtgtttgtgtgtgtgtgtgtgtgtgtgtttgtgtttttgtgtgtgtttgtgtgtgtgtgtgtttgtgtgtgtgtgtgtgtgtgtgtgtgtgtgtgtgagtgtgtttgtgtgtgtttgtgtttgtgtgtgtgtgtttgtatgtgtgtgtgtgtgtgtgattgtgtctgtgtgtgtgtgtttttgtgtttgtgtgtgtgtgtttgtgtgtgtgtgtgtttgtgtgtgtgtgtttttgtgtgtgtgagtgtgtgtttgtgtgtgtgtgtgtttgtgtttgtgtttctgtgtgtgtttatgtgtgtgtgtgagtgtaattgtgtgtgtgtgtttgtgtatgtgtttgtgtgtgtgtgtgtgtgtgtttgtctgtgtgtgtgtgtgtgtgattgtgtgtgtgtgtttgtctgtgtgtgtgtgtgtgattgtgtgtgtgtgtttgtctgtgtgtgggtgtgtatgtgtgtgtgtgtgtgtttgtttgtgtgtttgtgtgtgtgtgtttgtgtatgtgtttgtgtgtgtgtatgtgtttgtgtgtgtgtgtgtgtgtgtgtttgtgtttgtgtgtgtgtttgtgtatgtgtgtgtttgtgtgtgtttgtgtgtgtttgtgtgtgtttgtgtgtgtgtgtgtgtgtgagtgtgtttgtgtgtgtgtgtgtgtgtgtgtgtgtgtgtgtgtgtgtgtgtgtgtgtgtgtgtgtgtgtgtgagtgtgtgtgtgtgtgtgtgtgtgtgtgtgtgtgtgtgtgtgactgctttacaacactttgtgtgTCTCAGGTGTTCACATTTTCCAGTGGATGTcaggatgtgaatggaatgatgagactgatgaggttaaaggttggcagcagcaaggttatgatggagaagatttCATATCGTTGGACATGAAGACATGGACATATACTGCAGCAAAACCACAAGCTTTCCCCTCCAAACTCAAGTTGGACCAGAACATATTTCTACGAGACGACAAAAAGTATTATTACACTGAGGATtgtccttcttacttgaagaagtatgtgaagaatgggaagaaggtcctaatgagaacaggtagaagcacaccttgtactttcaccttttaacatgttagcactccccctataggaacattactgacattacactctgtctctttatactcttttctctttctctcaccttctctccatctttacttccatccacaccttctctccatctttacctccatccacaccttctctccatctttacctccatccacaccttctctccatctttacctccatccacccctcctctccatcttttcctccatccacaccttctctccatctttacctccatccacccctcctctccatctttacctccatccacccctcctctccatctttacctccatccaccccttctctccatctttacctccatccacccctcctctccatctttacctccatccacccctcctctccatcttttcctccatccacatcttctctccatctttacctccatccacaccttctctccatctttacctccatccacaccgtctctccatctttacctccatccacaccgtctctccatctttacctccatccacaccttctctctatcttaacctccattctcatcttctctccatctttacctccatccacactttatctccatctttacctccatccacaccgtctctccatctttacctccatccacaccgtctctccatctttacctccatccacaccttctctccatctttacctccatccacaccttctccccacgttgtcttctgttcacacgtgacatcacttcctgtgcagagcttccagaggtgttcctcctccagaagacgccatcctctccagtcacctgcatggcgacaggtttctaccccgacttagccgacctgttttggaggaaagacggcgagcagatcttcgaggacgtggagcacggagagctgctccccaaccacgacggaaccttccagatgtcggtggagctgaaagtggaggtgacggccgaggtggagggcaagtacgaatgtgtgttccagctgtctggcgtcaaggaggacctggtcaccaagctggagagaagaagcatcctgagcaacgcaagccatgaaggtgagaaagacacatttagttggagatgtttcccatcacaagtccacctgtcaccattattgatccatgtcaccatgacaacgcttgacgtctgcatgcaaagtagtcatgaaggtttcctcttcatgctttgtcactccacttgtgcttttttgctctccacagacaactggagcgtcgccctcgctgccacggcggcggtcgtcgctgtggcggccgtcctggcggccatcatcatcgtcatggtcaggcgtcacagaaacagacaaggtgagggacaccaatgtcctccgtcttcttcttcttcttcttcttcttctcggtccaggccgtgagttgatgctttcatccgggctgcatgttttagttgccttccagccaaacactcaaagatccacagagacagagcgcacactctcacatagaaacacgtgaggaaaaagtccatttcaccttgtttcactttcatttcagcCCAGTACGATGCAGCTCGTAAGTAAAACATCTTTTCTTTGAGCCGCAAGAAACAAAGCCGTGGTGAAGCGTCACTCACATGGAGGTCTGATGTGGACCTTTGTTACAAGTTTAGCCTGAAAATCCCAACTTGAGCTgactccttcacaataaaagacccTCCTGTGAGCACACGCAATACAAAGTGTGGCATATCTCTCGTTTGACATGAGTCCTCATGATGAGGATCAGCCAAATGAGACCTCAAGTGTGCTGACTCATCAAGAAGGTATcctagtcaggaagtagaagagcagcACTCTGCTTCTTCATGTTTCCAAGTCACACCTCAAAGATCTGATGTGAGTGACGAGGCACCTTCTGGATGTTCTTCCTTCACCGTTTGCGTTTGTCCCGCAGCTCGCCACGGCGGCGTGGAGCTCTCCGAGAAGGTGGCGGCTGAAGGCTGAGTAAGTCTGCACCTCCAAATGTTCTTGTGTGAAGATGATGTTCAACTTGCTTCTGTTGGGAATGTGCtgagtcatcttcttcctccaggatgctttgtgcactggaacacAGAGAGATGTCTCCATCGCTGAGGGACGTCATGGAGATGTGCTTTGTTCTTCATCCCACTGCTCCTCACGCTATTCCATCTATTCTTCTTTGGCCGTTAAAATACTTTCAACATCAAACATTGGTGGCTAGAAAATCATTCGGGGCTCACGTTTAATGGCCTTGACATCATGACGAGGATTTCTTCTTTCTTTGAATGGCCGCTGCTTATGATCAATATCACATTGGGTCACATCTCTGTCAATAAATCCGTTTGTTCTACACTCGCCTCGCACTGCTTTCTTGGCGACCAGGAAGGCTCTCGCTCAcaacaatggtagaaatagctcatttttatttatcttgtattttttcattcaacacttaaatccctaGATCAGTTTCAGGTTTATCTGTCCATatcatattctttttttaatattttatgccctttttgtcaaaaccctgttttgttatggcaaaaccactaaataataatgtttactaAACGTAATTGcaatcttaaataggtcaataattcataacatcattgattttaattcattatttttttgagcaatgacaattaaaaaaatggcataaaaatgttaaaaatgtatttctttttttactttcaacacttaagtctctcgataaacttcagatccatccctcgtttctgtgacgacctgtcacgtcaggtgtcacatggtctgtttgcgtttgtgtttatctcctagtcagcgctcttattttggtcccacttcctgtttgtctccctgagcgcttttccctcctcacctgtcgctgattggcagcctggccacacctggtcatggggtgagggtgatgggtcaaatgcagaggataatctcaccacacctagtgtgtgtgtaacaatcattgctactttaacttgaactaaccagctggcttctatttatgcctgcctcgccctccagtcagggctcaaggattgttttgttaaaggttactctggtttgctgtatgctgcttatgcttctgtgcacttccctgctgcacctccTTGTGCTCCCTGTTGGAATTAAAAGACTCTCACCTGCACgtcgtcctcctgtctcctgcatcttggggtcacaactagagCAGCCATGCGAGTATGTGACAGCTTcttcatttttatttgtttttgccctTTTAGTCAAAAACCTTTTGCTTTtaaggcaaacacaaaatatccaatattttcccggaaaaatattttgaagtcaaatgttttaagtgacgtaattggagccttgaatagtttAAATAAGTGATAATAACATcaaatttgattcattattatttttgagcaatgacagctttaaagagaaaacaacctgcatggcagctttattacaatcaacaatgcaacttttcttTGTTACAATTCACCTCTTTTATTACActatttgttttttatatatattatttgtagaatgtgtcgtgggccgttaaaagattagctgcgggccgcaaattccgccaaagaatgttttcattgggttatctcacaaaatgaaacagaaaatcttgatattgcttttacttctgctatcaggcaatgtgcaaccaaatccaggacccagcttcaataacatcagtactgctgatgaatttagagccgggtcaggcctccatttcaataataggagtctcctgccaaaattagacttagtcaaaatctggattccagcaagaaaatgcagacttccttatcttatcttaaggtggctaagtaaagcagtctctgacaaggacgttgctattaatgcatataatgtcttcccatgccatcgtcctggaaaaggtggaggagtggccatatatttaaaaaacacatttcttgttATCTTATTGTCAatcactaaaccagtggttcttaacctgggttccatggaaccctaggggtttggtgagtcggcctcaggggttcggcggaggtcaagacacacccgactcatcgtgtaaatacaaacttctccctatcagcgtattacggatacggcaacagctgactgatttgcaggtgtgtcatttgttgtgagtttatgcactgtgttggttttgttctttgaacaaggtgatgttcatgcacgcttcattttatgcaccagtacaaaaaacatggtaacactttagtatggggaacatattcaccattaattagtttcttattaacatgcaaattagtaacatattggctcttaactagtcattattaagtacttattaacgccttattcggcatggccttattataaccctaaccctttaaccctgaccctaaccctctaaccctgaccctaaccctctaaccctgaccctaaccctctaaccctgaccctaacccatacttgccaaccctccccattttcctgagagactcccgaatttcagtgcctctcccgtaaatctcccgggacaaccattctcccgaatttctcccaatttccactcggacaacaatattgggggcgtgccttaaaggcactgcctttagcgtcctctacatcctgtcttcacgtccgctgttcctccaaacaaacagcgtgccggcctagtcacacaaTATTTGCGGCTTCTACatacacttaagtgaatgcaatggtcaacagccatggaggtcacactgagggtggccgtataaacaagtttaacactgttacaaatatgcgccacactgtgaacccacaccaaacaagaatgacaaactttcgggagaacatccgcaccgtaacacaacataaacacaacagaacaaatacccagaaccccttgtagcactaactcctccgggacgctacaatatacacccccgcttaaTTGATGATGTAGAGCAGGGTTGGCCAACCAGTCAGAGACTAAGagccacttttttttactgtgttactgcaaagagccacatcctacacatgagcacacatgaacatcaccccatcccttcctcacgcgcacacacacacacacacacacacacacacacacacacacacacacacacacacacacacacacacacacacacacgcacacacacacacacacacacacacacacacaaacctctgctcagccagatttattgttaatgtcacacaccaacatgactcctacagtactaagaccacaggccagttattttcaacaattaacattgtgtgcactgtctcacacacacatacttgccaaccttgagacctccgatttcgggaggtggagggtgggtggcgtggtcgggggtggggtggggggcgtggttgggggcatggttaagaggagaggagcatatttacagctagaatccaccaacttgagtatttcatatatatatatatatatatatatatatatatatatatatatgtatgtgtgggaaaaaatcacaagactatttcatctctacaggcctgtttcatgagggggggtaccctcaatcgtcaggagattttaatgggagcattcgcataccatggtttatatagggcacagagtgggtgggtacaggctggcctaggggcgtggtgattggctcatgtgttacctaggaggtgtttccgtctatggcggcatgttgttacaatttcgctgcgcttgttgagggatgacaggtctggacggtaaataataaacagtttctctttcaagcataggttgcatcttttattaccactattgtaaggtgtgctggatgcaagaatttgccatgttattgaatattcaacattattgtctttgaggtcccaaatgtgtttgctgagttctgtggtatttcgcaggtttttgttcctgaaagaagccttgtgattgttccatctggttttgaattctccctcggttaatcctacatatgtgtcggatgtgttaatgtccttgcgtattaccttagattggtagacaactgatgtttgtaagcaccccccgttgagagggcaatcaggtttctttcgacaattacatcctttgttggttttggagtcgctctgtctgagggccgacggctcatttgcaattgttttgttgtggtttgagatgatttgtcgtatattgttcatgcagctgtagctcaatttaatgttgttcttgttgaatacttttcttaggatgttgtctttgggaaagtgtttgtcaatcagattgaggaatttgtgtccaatgttcgttgagacgtttttgctgtatggggggttgtaccagatgatgtcattccgttttctgttcttttttggctggtttcctggcgtgggttcataggtgagggtgaaattgtatccgctttcatcaagggctttttggtacgggggggttgcttggtcaaattcagctttgctagatgacagcatcgatagccttttattgattccggtaggtatacttttcgtggtggtgggtgggtggttgctgtcatggtgcacgtattggagtgttgtgttgggtttcgtgaatggttggtagctgttatttctcaggttgaaagtgacgtcaaggaagttgacggtttgcttgttggcttcaatcgtgatccgtaggccgttctctttgaaaatttggcatatgcgcttcttggtattctcgctgctccttggcgaggcgcgacacagtgccagtccgtcatcacggtaaataccatatatataccatatatgtatatatatatatatatatatacatatgtatatatatatatatgaaatacttgaatttcagtgaattctagctatatatatatttatttattttattatgtatataaataaaagaaatacttgaatttcagtgttcatttatttatacatatacacacacataacactcatctactcattgttgtacttgaaagtacaatgcaattcaattccggggcaatggcacctatcaaatacacagtaatgaaaacacagttgttctactaactgcactgtgttatgagagtagagtatgtgtgtgtgtggccctttaataggtgagcatgtgaggtgagtgacgtcagtgagtgtgtgggcgagagaagagagggagcggtagcgtgagtgcggggagggactagttggttttgtgttggattggctgtgtgcaagcaatcaataaagcaagagttgcaactaatcgctggactcatcattcaccctaaagtcgtccgctgtggagacccactgccgggtaaggtgaagggtgttgccctgagcatacatcggccctggagaagtgtctcccctgcgctcttcgactacggtctcgttcttctgcttggtctccttgtgtgcgcacactggactcaggtccgcattcagccggagctggaggccacgccccctccagctccggctgaattccgggagattttcggtagaaaatttcttccgggaggttttcgagagaggcgctgaatttcgggagtctcccggaaaatccgggagggttggcaagtatgcacacacacaaactctcagTTTAACCAAGtccacaaacaaaaatataatattttttctcTTACTATGCATGTTGCTTAGTGGGACTTCTGGCACTTGTTGTGGACAATCCTCTTCAAATCTGGCTAGTATTCTGTTAATTGCCACACGAAGAAATTATTTCACATGGGTGTCAGTCAGAACAGATCTATGCTTTGATTT
This genomic interval from Nerophis lumbriciformis linkage group LG07, RoL_Nlum_v2.1, whole genome shotgun sequence contains the following:
- the LOC133609879 gene encoding class I histocompatibility antigen, F10 alpha chain-like is translated as MRGRSVSRYSTRDASRLGDIMEEIKRMIHTLQYFETASSQVPNFPEYVEVGYVDGVEISYYDSNIRKAESKQDWMNKITAEDPKYWQRQTEINVGNEFTAKHNLEVLKKRFNQTGGVHIFQWMSGCEWNDETDEVKGWQQQGYDGEDFISLDMKTWTYTAAKPQAFPSKLKLDQNIFLRDDKKYYYTEDCPSYLKKYVKNGKKVLMRTELPEVFLLQKTPSSPVTCMATGFYPDLADLFWRKDGEQIFEDVEHGELLPNHDGTFQMSVELKVEVTAEVEGKYECVFQLSGVKEDLVTKLERRSILSNASHEARHGGVELSEKVAAEG